The following nucleotide sequence is from Mangifera indica cultivar Alphonso chromosome 17, CATAS_Mindica_2.1, whole genome shotgun sequence.
GGACCTAAACAAGGTTAATGAATGTTTCCCTTGTCTACAAGATCTCAATTTGGTTGGAGTTGGAGGACTTAAAGACCCAAAGATTCATATGTTGCACCTTAAAACATGTCTATGGACGGTATCAAATGCCCCCCTTTCTCTGTCTATAGTTGCACCCAACCTAATTGAACTGAAACTTAAATGTATAAAACCAAAACTCCTTGTTCTTGAAACTCCTTTGTTGTCTGATTTCTATCTATCACTTGAAAAAGCGAGTAATGTTAGAGTTAAAGAGTTTCAGAATTTGCAGAACCTTCAGCTGGAATCTTCGAGCTTCTGTTACATCATCGATGCATTTCCTTTGGGTAATACAATTAAgaagttaaaggtggacttgttGAAATCGACTGAGCCTGAGACAATCAGAAAGTTTGACCTGGGGGCATTGTTCAATGTCTTTCCAAATGTGAAATCTCTTACTTTGGGCCCTAGGGCTTGGTCACAAGTGGAGACCTGCTTTTGCAAAGAAGGTTTAGAAAATCAGACTGGAATGAAGGAGCTGACAGAAATTATGGCACACTTGGTTATAGATGATATTGATGTAACATTGTCTATCATATTCTGCATTTTGGATAAATGCACCAATTTGTCTTCCGTGGCTTTGTTAATCTACCGGGAAGTAGATTCCAGCATCGCTAATAAGCTCATATCTAGATGTACAGTTGATCATCCAAAAATTAGATGGAGATGGGGCATGTGGAAGGAAGGAACAGAAGACACCTGGCTTTCTGATGACATCTGATTTTGCAACTCAATTCtctgagaagaaaatgaatgggGCTTCTTCTGTTAGAGCTGCATTATAGGAGTTTGGGAAGAATTGAATGGTGTAGTGTTCTGCAAGCCTGAATATTTGTTGTGCATTACAATTGGTTGAATTACAGTTTACCCGGTTAGTGCGTTCTGCCTCTAAAAGAGCCGTGTGAATGAATCAACTGTATGcctcattttcatttgtttgcAGTTTTTGCAGGGGGGAGGGAAAGAAGATCGTGCTGGATTTGAGCTGAGtcgagtttaagtttgagtttgctCGAATTTAGCTCGGCTCTAAAGAGTTAAAACTCAAGCTCAATACGAAGAGTCAAGCTCTTGTTCGATTCAttactttagtaaaattaaatttaaactaagttaTGTTTTCTAATAACATGGAAAGGAGTTGATATTTGATAAGAAATGAATTGAGAAAGACTATTTATAATAGGTTTGTTGAGTAGTACATATTACTTTCATCTGTGTGGGACAGTAGAATTGGGTTTAGTGTATATTTATAGGGGTTGGAGTGAATAATTGAATATGTGCCTTTTCAATGTGGGCAACAGAGATTTGAAAAAGTCTCATATTGGAAAGACATATTCAAATGCATACTCTACCCATTATAAGTACAGGCTCAAAATATTCTATTGTTCCACCTGTGATATGAAGTAATGAACCCATTCATTATAGTcttcttcatttcatttttcttagcaaataaacttttatacatgttttttattagaaaacataaattaaaaacaatttcttataattaaaaaatggaaacttTTCTCAAACTCATGAGAAgcttgaatatttttaaaaccatagaTTGAGCTGGGGTTTGAGCTAAAGCCATAGCAACTCATTCTAGGCTTGATCTGTTGAGCTTGCCCGAATCCAGCCCTAAGGGTAAAAAGGAATCAAAGGttgagatattaatttttttggtcacATTTTTAGTCGTCAATAAATATCTAGTCACCATTTTCTTCAACATATATTTTTAGtcatatttatgtttgatttctttttaaatatgaaagttATTTGGTTGGATGTTTGATCGGCTAGTCAATGactttttgccaaaaaaaaaaagcaaaaaatgtGATTGGTTGGCTGACTAAGGATCTGGCCAACAACTTTCTTAGCAAAAAATGGTTGATTGGTTGGCTAAGTATTCAATCAAAcaactttcatttttaaagGGAAGTCAAACATAAATGTgggtataaatatatattaaataaaataattactgGATATATATAAACGGTTGAAAATGTGGTTAAAATAACAAATGACCCTCTAAAAGGGTCTTGAATTTCTGAACTTGTATATTGTTATGGATTCTTAGTTGTTACCTTTCATGTATGTAGTCTcacagcttttttttttaacttaaaaaagagAACAATAATTTTTACACATCAAGTAATTATATTGCTTACATTTGCCGAGGACTGCgtttctttttattcaattatgtgaatacaaattcataattttctctaattctgatttatcaataattatatattgttgacTATTAAACCTTCATTTGATGAAGGGATTATCTGTAAAACCCGTATTTTGGTATCCACATAAAACACTTTATTTTCTAACTGAAAATACtgtttatttaattgaatttttcattcattttcctttttgtccCTAATCAACCCAGATTGGAGAAATACAGTTGAATTTTGGaacaacaaatgaaaaaaaaaaaaatagaaaaccataggagagaaagaaaaaggttgGCTTAGACCAGATCAATTGTGCGTTCTCAAACTTAACCTGAacctaataataattatatcaaaatcttttaattttaatcggATTTGAACTATATTCAAgtcaatcaaatcaatttaatataatctgATTTAGTCCATGTCTGTCAATTGTTTCTACTCTTCAGagtgttttaatttctttattgtttACCAATCAAGGAATCTGTTGCAAAAAAATTGAGGAATtcgaaatattttttttattgagagTGTTGTCTCATTTTGTCGAggagacaaagaagaagagatgtgCGACAAGATGTATATTGGAGAAGAAGAACCAAGTGGAAGAAATGTGCAGTGAGATGTACattggaaaagaaagaaataaaaattgtgaCGGTGACCAAATTAggggataattaattaaaataaataaatttttaagcgTTCATATGTTTTTAGGCGATCTtagaaaagttttatcaaaataaacaaatcgtattttttttaccttttttaccctcatgttgaaaaaccaagtaaaaatattttttctgagaatgtgcgtcggtttatgatGGTTATGATAgtagctagggattttacagtgaaatcctaaatatgtcgaattatgtatttgaatattttgagcgcttaaaatgatgtagtttcgatgttaatggatgtctggaagtatagccgttgagagacaaaaacgcAAAAAGTGAACAGTGTCACACAAACTGCGCAAATCGCATAAACACTGTTCACACCGCGCAAATACTGTTCACTACACAAACCGCTTGCAAAATCGTGCAaaaaaaaatactgttcacagactatAATATCACTTTTGCGTGATGAGAACAGTATTTTGCGGTGCAAACAGTGTTTGCGCGATTTGCGTGGCATTgtaaatttgcgcagtttgcatgacactgtaaatttgtgcgcttttgtctctcaacggctataCTTTCAGACATCTATTAatatcgaaactacatcattttaaatgttcgaaacattcaaaaacattcatatacataatttgacatatttagggtttcagtgtAGAATCCCTAGtcaccatcgtaaccaccataaaccgacgtacattctcagaaaaaatatttttacttagttttttaacataaaggtaaaaagggtaaaaaaaatacggtttgcgtattttagtaaaacttttatagggtggcctaaaaatgtataaacgcttaaaattttgtttattttaattaatttcccacaAATTAGAAAGAggaatattaagattttttttttaaaaaaattgtagtaaaaatttaaaattagatcattaaaattacttaaataccaTTACGAGGGAAAAGTGTCGGACGCTTTCATTTGGGCTTCATACCTTCACGTTTAATTAGGGTTTTGGATGAGTATATAACTACCATTTGAGCTCATTTCTCTGCCTTGGCAGCCTTAGATCCTTTCACTCTCTCAGCCGCCGTATGTCTTCATTTCCCTCTTTGTGCTGCTTCTAACACGATTATAATTCCCATTTCATGATTTTCCATTTAACGATATGATATTTTTCCAGTTTTATTCTATCATGTAACATCTCTGATCTTTCATTTGTGCTCAGGTGATACAGAGGAATGGCGACAGTTCCAGGTCAGTTGATTTGGGAGATCGTGAAGAAGAACAACTGTTTCTTGGTGAAACAGTTCGGCAATGGCACTGCTGGCGTTCGGTTCAGCAAGGAATCCAATAACCTTTATAATCTCAACTCATACAAGCACTCAGGTCCGCCCGTAACTACCTACTTAAACGCTTATTTGGTTTTTGTTAGATTTTAGTGCTGATTTGTTTGACTTACATGACGAAATTAGGGTTGGCGAACCGCAAAACCGTGTCTATTCAGCCAGGTGACAAAGATCTGTCTGTCGTTCTGGCTACCACTAAGACCAAGAAGCCGAACAAACCTGCTCTTTTACTTCAAAAGTCCGTCATGAGAAAGGAGTTCCCCAGGATGGCCAAGGCTGTTGTCAATCAGGtacttttcctttttaatttggACTGTTTAATATCTCTATTTTTTCATATCTTCAAGCATTTGAGTGTTATTTTTCCATGTAAAGTATGTTGTGCATGGTTggtttaattgtttaaaaaggTTTTTACTTTTCATTGCCAATCCTCTTTTATTAAGGAACGCCTGTGTTTTAAACTTATATGAACTAAATGCCCTGGCTTCCATGTAATGTTTCTTTGGATTTAATTCGCTTGAATTTAACTTTGGAGCTGTAATGTTTTTTTGGATTGAGATTACTCGAATTTAACTTTTGGGCTGTGATGAGAAGCTAACATGTAAGAAGACCTCTCTTGCAGTGGATCttctatgaaatatattttgttacgCTTGGCTTCTGAGCTTTATTTGGCTTGTTTGAATTCTTTGGTCTTTGGGGTTCTAAAATTCTTAACTTGTGAGCTACAATGAGAAATTAACATGAAAGAAAACCTACTCTTGTTGTGGATCttcaatgaaatataatttgttaagttttgcTTCTAAGCTTTACTTGGAATATTGCAATTCATTGGCTTTGATGACTACTGGAATTTAACTTTCAAGCTATTTTTAGAAGTTAACATGTTAGAAGACCCCTCTTGTCATGgattgaaatataatttgttatataatgtgattttgtgattttgaattaaagataaagtaatttgtgacactaaaaatttttaactttcaaactATGATGGGAAATTAACAGGTAAGAGGATACCTCTTGTTATGGATCTTCAAGGaaatatacttaattatacTTGGCTTCGTGAGAAGCACTTGACCATTGTGTGCTTGTAATTAGTTTGCCTAGTGTCTGTTTTATGCTgcctttattaataatttcttgCATGCCAATATTTCAGGTTGCTGATAACTACTACAGGCCTGATTTGAAGAAGGCAGCCCTTGCAAGGCTCAGTGCTGTTAACAGGAGCCTTAAGGTTGCCAAATCTGGTGTCAAAAAGAGGAACAGACAGGCTGTGAAGATCAGCTGCAGGAAGTGAATGTAGTTTGAATATGTCATGCCTTGTTTGCAAAATggtttttatttagtttttagagctaagaattttcattttttttacatttatcaATACTGGAGAGATTATCCCCTTCTAGGCTTCTACCATgctggtaagggtaaaatctaGATTTTGAATTACATTTGTGGTTTTTAAGCATCTTCTCATTGTGCAATTTCAAGTTTGGAgaattatttaactataaattCTGAAAAATAAACATGCAAAAGACGATAAGCAAGGCAACTTTTTCATATGCCTAATTCATAGATATATAGGTTCCATACTCATCAGATATCCATACTTTAATTACTATTATACATTCAATCATTGATTCATTGTTTATAAAACTAGAATCAACCATCAACAAGAAGAACAAGAGGTACCAAACGACTGTAAAGGTGTCCTGTTGCCATATTGCCACCACCATGCGGACAACCTGACCCAGATTAAGGCAAATCAATGGATGGTACTCATTTACGAACACAATCCTTGCAAGTGATTATGCTCTGAGGGCAGAAGAAAGGGACACCATTTGTATCATGAACCATATTCATGTTCTGAAACGAAGCTTACTTAACCCTTGCAAGGCATCGTTGCAGAAAGCACGTTCTAAATCCACCCAATAGGTAAATTGTGCGTCTATCGGTTCATTTAGTTCATAAATTTATCCATATCCTTCGTGTAACTCTTCATCAAGTCATATATGGTAGTCAACCACTTTATCAAATCAATTTCTTCACAAACTTAATGTTCAGTGTGTCAAAATTGATCGAAATGTATACCTTCAAACAATTAGACAATgtcatgtaattttatttattatactttcctataaataaatataaaaccaCACAAGAATAAGTTATCAATATATATACCCAATTATTAGATATTTACAAGTTAACATCGATATTTCatgtatcaattatttaatagatataatCACAATTCATATTGCAATGCAATAacattatcaatatatatcCCCAAACTATATGTaatgaatatatacatacacaatatataatacatatatgataaatcaagatggttaaaaaaaaaaattgaccatCATAATTGGATGACATCATTATagaaaaacatttatatttgaaatatttcttttaatgGTTGTTAAGGTTCagacaaatcatctttgttgcatttaaatagttttttgtttGAGTGTAGAGTTTGATTATATCTAAAGAACATTTCCACAAGGTTAACTAAAGTCATCATGCGGCATACCCTTGCAATTGAAGTGCAAGGGGACAAAGTCTCTTTGTGTGGGTCTCATTGCTTGATTAGTGGGTTGGGGAGAGGGGGTCGCTCCTTGTAGGGGTGTGGGATAGAGCCctctaatgaaaatttaatgagAAATTTACATGTAATTATGTTGTCCAAAATTCTTATATGAATATGTGGTTATATCTCTTTTATCCTACAATAAAGtatcaaataatttgattaattcttataatatttttatataatcaaatatgttcgcaacaaaaaagataaattttgaaaaagaaaaacttgaatatatattcattttaacaaATCTTTCACACATTTCATGCACATACCATGCAAGTCATGCTCACATACTAGATGCAAATAAAGCAAGgtacaaaaattgagaaaaacatagatttatatgtttgatttcacTATTACTTATTTGTAACCCTAACCCAAAAAAAATCccaatcaattatattttatgaagaCTATAATTAAAAAGTTGTAATATCATATCAATGGCATCTCTATTTTCAATGAAATACTAAGTAAATCTCCCTAACTTAAGCAATACAAGATGAAGATAAacaatttactaatatttttttcttttttgcatgaaaaatgaacaaaatgcTTAAAATCGATGATAAAAAGATAGTATTTGCAACAATTACGTGCGGGTTTATGGGTTTTGAGATAGTTAAACTAAGTAAAAGACAATTTTATGAAGGGGTGATTACATCTAATCTTAGTATGTTAATCACAAATGTATAACAATTAGTAgaagattatttttgtataaaccctttgaaaaatagttattttaattaattaaataatactatatgtatataattagatacacaCATGATATACTATTATacgattagatattattttatctttaatttaaaattacacacatttattaaattatatattcaaaactatacccaagtatatatatattttaattaattactttttaaatttacaaagtAAAGAGAGAGCTTTACATAACTGGGTCGGGTCAAGGTCGGACCGGAAAAGCGGCCCATAATGGTGCTCCAGACAGAGTAACTTCCACAACTCCAGTCTGTATATATAGTCTGAAAGTAATCTCCGTTTGTACACTACAATTTCCCGCctcaatttttctcatttcccgCTCTACCAAACCCTAATTCTTCCAGAAATGGCCCAAAAGAAACAACCGTCCGCCGATCCCGTCACCGAACCCAAGAAGAGGAGGCGTGTTAGCGTCGCTGACGTTGGTCAGCATACTCGCCTCCGATTTcacatctattttttttattatttgacagAAAATACTGTTTTGGTGTTTAGCTTAGCTAAATTTCTACTGCCTTTTCTGTGTCAGATGCTGGAGTTGAGGCTAAAGACTGCATCAAAATTTATCTGGGTACggctttaatttaattaagcttatatgataaatatgtttttacatTTCAAGGTAAATTTATTTTCGTTTGATTCAAAACCTATCACTTTCGTTTTTTATGATTAGTCTGTTTCCATCTTGATGCTGCTAAATGCGcggagttaaatttttttattttgttgtttgcaTTATTGCCgaaaagttttggttttatctatttatttctGGATTTGTTTCTTCCTTAATCTAATATGCCATATATAAGATAGGAACGGCcgagtttgaattgatttctattttcatatttacaaattatttaatcagaATAATTAGTCCCAATGAGTAAGCTCATATTTCTTAACTAGCGAAGCTCTTTAGCTTGCTAAGTCggcctttttttaaatttgcagCATATGATGAAGAGttaatttccctttttcctTGCATTTTTGTAAATATTCTGATGTTGGTCCTTTTTTTTGGTCAAAGTTTTGATTTGGcacacatttttattttgattgctCAAATTCTAGTGTCTAGCAAAGAAGAAGTGGGTGTTTCAGACAGTTTCTGCATTAATCCAGTTGACTTGAATAGCTTTTTTGATGAAGATGGGAAAATATACGGTTACCAAGAGTTGAAGGTAATCTATAGATGTCTTCCCCTGAAGCTTACGGGTATTTTTCAAGCTACATTCAATGATAAAAGcgttcataattttaatattaattatcacTTTGTATCAATTGTCAATGAGTTCATGAATTctgtcataatttttttttttgtaacgtGATATGTTTTTTTGTAGATAACTGTATGGGTTAGCATGATATCATTTCATTCATATGCTGATATAACCTTTAAGAGCACATCTGATGTAAGTACTGAAATTTATTTATGGCCAACTAGAATCAAAGTGGTGTTAAAtctgcttcattttctttttttttttttgaatatttttcgtattgttttattttaaatttatttggtgTTGCTAGAGGGGCAAAGGGATTACAGATTTGAAATCTGCCCTTCAGGTATGTGCTGATTTTTCATATAAACCTTTCATTTGATTGTTTATATCCTTGGGACTTTATAAACTAGTGATTTTCTACAGAGTATTTTTGCTGAGACTCTTGTCGAGAGTAAAGATGACTTCCTTCAAACTTTTTCTACAGAAACTCATTTTATTAGGTACTGTGCCTTGGGACATTTGCTTACTAGGTTCTAAGGATCAATTAACTCTCTGTCCATTTGGTGTTGGCTTCTGGTTTATTTGTGAGTTGAGACTACCTCTTATTACTATTCTCAGATCTGCTGTCTCAACCGGGGAAGTGATACAACACAAGGCTTCCAATGAACATAGCCATGTAGAACAGGCTGTTTCTGATCTGGaggtaatttatatttatatattttcaagtttataaTACTGAGAAAAGAAGCTCTAGTATGAATTTTTGTTCACTGCCAGCTATGTGTGCTTTGTAAGCGGTTCATAGTTTCTCTACACATTCAAAGACATTAGTGATTAATAAGTGAACTCGATCCATTGTGAAAGCAAAAGTTCCTCCATGTGGAAATTCGGTGGCCCTAGTTCATTATGTCAAGCTTCAAAAGAAGCATTGGAACTGATCGCACAGGGGAAGGGGGGAGGGGTGCTAAGCTGCCACAATATATAGATCACAATTGTCAGTTTCTGTCCAGTTTCAGTCCCATCTGGCAGCATCACCACAAAGTGAGCTTTTGGggaaaaaaattgtctttggATTTACTTTTTTCTCCTTATTTGTGTTGCTTTTTGTAGGTGGGATACTGGGGTTGAGATGCTGTAGTTGATCAATTCCCCGTGATATAAATGTTGGGGAAGGATCTTGGAgacttttgaaaaataattttaatggaaGTAATCAGCATATTATCTTTTGGATCCTTTTTAAGGATTAGATATGCTTTGTTTTAGAACATGATTATAGTTCATGATACGAATagtttctctttcttctgtCCTCAGTATATTCACTTGCAAGGATTGTGTTTGTAAATGAGTACCATCCATTGAAATGCCTTAATCTGGGTCAGGTTGTTCGCATGGTGGTGGGCAATATGGCAACAGGACACCTTTACAGTTGTTTGGTAcctcttgttcttcttcttgttgATGGTAAATTTCTCATCTGTAAGGCCTAGGAAAGCAATGCTTATTGCATTATTCTATATTGTATTCTTATTCTTCTTAGTTGCTGTCTGAATTTAACTCTGATTTCTAATCGTCCTTTTTATCTCAATTAGGAAGCAATCCTATTGATGTTACTGATCCAAGATGGGAATTATATCTCTTGATCCAGAAAAAAGAGGATCAGCAAGGAGACATTCAAAATAGACTGCTTGGTTTTACTGCACTATATCGGTTTTATCATTATCCTGATAGTACACGCATTCGACTCAGTCAGGTTCACTTCTCTTATTGCTAGACTTCAGTCAGTTTGGACGAATAAGGAGTCCAATTGGTCTTTTCTTCTAAGCAGTCAGATATTTGATTAAGCAAGATAATGAAATACCTCCTTGATTGCAGATTTTGATATTGCCTCCTTACCAACGCAAGGGTTATGGCAGTTACCTTGTAGAGGTGCTCAGCAATGTTGCAATAGCTGAAAATGTTTATGACTTTACAGTTGAAGAGCCATTAGATTCCTTTCAGCATGTGCGCACTTGTGTTGATATAAAACACCTGCTTGCTTTTGAACCAATCCGACTAGCAATTAATTCAGCTGTTCTGAGTCTGAAGGAAGGAAAGCTTTCCAAGAAAATCCATGCCCCTCAATTTGTGCCACCTCTCAGTGCAGTAGACGATGTCCGGAAAACACTGAAAATCAACAAGAAACAGTTTCTCCAGTGTTGGGagattttgatatatcttaGCCTTGGACCTGCCGACAAGTGTATTGAGGATTACTTTACAATCATTTCAAATCGTGTGAGAGCTGATATCCTAGGAAAAGATTCTGGGACTGCTGGGAAACGCTTGATTGATGTCCCTACCACTTACGATCAGGAGACGTCGTTTGTCATGTTCAGGTCAAAGGATAGTGAACCTAGTAGCGTCCAGATGGATACAACTGAGACAAATCAGGAACAGCAGCTGCAACAGTTGGTTGACTTACGGATCAAGGAGATCAAGTTAATTGCACAAAAGGTGTCTCTGGGCTGTGCTTTAAGTGTCACTGCTAAAGAATAGTCTTTTGAGGTCCTTTTGTAGGTTAACATGAACCATGATTAGTCTGTAAGTAAATGATGACCTACCCGACATTCACATTACACTCTTTCTCTGCCTCTTGTCTAGGTCCATCAGTACCCTCTTCTAGATATATTGTTGTTGTGAAGTTTCAAGATTAATTAGAAATAGCGaacaatattatctttttaaatttaatgtaaGGTTCACCAATTTGTTGTGCTTCGAAACATTCTGAAATGATGCTTTTCTTGCCTCAAGTGTAATTGTCACATAAAGAGGGATTATTTGTCGTACCACATCCCATTGATGGAACTTTCAAGCTTTTATGGTTCTGTGAATATACTTTTGCTTTAGGTTTATAAGCGGACTGGAGCTCAGTAACTTCACCAAAGCCTTGCACCTTGTgtatactaaataaatatatgcaaaatctccatgaataatatcattttacccatTCTTGCATAATATCATAGAACcccttttataaaatataattttacttttttatggGTATAAATTAGCTTATTAGAGTATACTATGACTACCTCTTTTATACGGCTGATTAATATGTTTTCAACCGCAATCTACTTTAAAaccttattaattattaataaaaataataactaagccaaatatataattaattacttagATTAAGAGAAGTTTCACGCTTGATTTTATGTCTTTTGAGTaagaatttgataataaatttgttgGAAGTGAAATTTGGATAATGAAGAGTGTTAGGGTTTTTATGAGGGTGGGAAGATAAGAATGAGGGTAGACTTGTCATTATGTCAGATGTTAGATTATTTCAACCTCAGAAATATTTGACTAAAATCGTATATATACCTCATCAAATAagatgaatttaattaattaacccataatcaataaacattaaaaaaaaaaaattcaaatgactttcacactcaaggtttgatgcaTACCTAACTTTTCATTAgctaattatcaaaaatttaaatacttatttatctattaaattttactgttcctatcaatagtaaaattatcatttaacaaaaatatttaaaaaattaaaaatttatcacattttcacccttaagtttaaaaattaataaattctccttatttaaagtttgaaaaacttacattttcctttAAGGTTTTTTCAACATGTTGTTGGCACCCGAACACAGTGGCATTCTCCATCTCTCCTAGGTTTTCTTTCAGTTGTGCTTCATTTTTAACCATTATTGATCGATAAAACTGATCGATAAAGACGAATAATTCATCTCTAGAAGAGGACACGTCTTTATCGAGGATGGGCAAAAATAGAACAAGAGGAAGAGAGAACACGATCGTTGTGGCCACCAACCACAGACAACGATGGTTGGAAAAATCTAggaagaatatttatttttcaaattttaggtagagtgtatttgttatgtttttaaacttatagaaaaatatgataaaattttagtttttttaaatatttttattaaataataattttatctttgataagaacaataaaatttaatagattggtaggtatttaaatttttaatggtttATGCTGGGAatttggggaaaaaaataaattgacagGGAGCAACAATCTGTCAGGGTTGACAATTCCCCTTCGGGTTTgctaaaattaactaaaatgccACTTCATGATAAAATTAAACCCCTTCTTGTCAGGCGAGGCAGCCTTCGCGGTTTTGCAGTGAGGAGAGATGGGGAGGAGGATATTAAACGACGCGTTGCGAGCTATAGTGAATGCAGAGAGGAGAGGCAAATCTGATGTTGAGCTGAAACCAATCTCTACTGTGAT
It contains:
- the LOC123200465 gene encoding F-box/LRR-repeat protein At4g29420-like, whose protein sequence is MAEYLPDPLILDILSRLTDSSDIARCQVASKTLNSIAQNVQHINLVCTLSRYLKSRSPEGRHRVTPFKTIFSKLVQKSRRLESISIGVDKALAGIAFDDFEDESDDLFLTDIEFVKDWLPRVCEDLRFLSISDFWVQSCWRKTEVLALISSCCHKLLELEVRNAWLSVDGVNPMLRLTSLTLEFIRLEDEDLNKVNECFPCLQDLNLVGVGGLKDPKIHMLHLKTCLWTVSNAPLSLSIVAPNLIELKLKCIKPKLLVLETPLLSDFYLSLEKASNVRVKEFQNLQNLQLESSSFCYIIDAFPLGNTIKKLKVDLLKSTEPETIRKFDLGALFNVFPNVKSLTLGPRAWSQVETCFCKEGLENQTGMKELTEIMAHLVIDDIDVTLSIIFCILDKCTNLSSVALLIYREVDSSIANKLISRCTVDHPKIRWRWGMWKEGTEDTWLSDDI
- the LOC123200102 gene encoding histone acetyltransferase type B catalytic subunit-like isoform X2, with protein sequence MAQKKQPSADPVTEPKKRRRVSVADVDAGVEAKDCIKIYLVSSKEEVGVSDSFCINPVDLNSFFDEDGKIYGYQELKRGKGITDLKSALQSIFAETLVESKDDFLQTFSTETHFIRSAVSTGEVIQHKASNEHSHVEQAVSDLEVVRMVVGNMATGHLYSCLVPLVLLLVDGSNPIDVTDPRWELYLLIQKKEDQQGDIQNRLLGFTALYRFYHYPDSTRIRLSQILILPPYQRKGYGSYLVEVLSNVAIAENVYDFTVEEPLDSFQHVRTCVDIKHLLAFEPIRLAINSAVLSLKEGKLSKKIHAPQFVPPLSAVDDVRKTLKINKKQFLQCWEILIYLSLGPADKCIEDYFTIISNRVRADILGKDSGTAGKRLIDVPTTYDQETSFVMFRSKDSEPSSVQMDTTETNQEQQLQQLVDLRIKEIKLIAQKVSLGCALSVTAKE
- the LOC123200102 gene encoding histone acetyltransferase type B catalytic subunit-like isoform X1 — encoded protein: MAQKKQPSADPVTEPKKRRRVSVADVDAGVEAKDCIKIYLVSSKEEVGVSDSFCINPVDLNSFFDEDGKIYGYQELKITVWVSMISFHSYADITFKSTSDRGKGITDLKSALQSIFAETLVESKDDFLQTFSTETHFIRSAVSTGEVIQHKASNEHSHVEQAVSDLEVVRMVVGNMATGHLYSCLVPLVLLLVDGSNPIDVTDPRWELYLLIQKKEDQQGDIQNRLLGFTALYRFYHYPDSTRIRLSQILILPPYQRKGYGSYLVEVLSNVAIAENVYDFTVEEPLDSFQHVRTCVDIKHLLAFEPIRLAINSAVLSLKEGKLSKKIHAPQFVPPLSAVDDVRKTLKINKKQFLQCWEILIYLSLGPADKCIEDYFTIISNRVRADILGKDSGTAGKRLIDVPTTYDQETSFVMFRSKDSEPSSVQMDTTETNQEQQLQQLVDLRIKEIKLIAQKVSLGCALSVTAKE
- the LOC123200096 gene encoding 60S ribosomal protein L28-1-like, encoding MATVPGQLIWEIVKKNNCFLVKQFGNGTAGVRFSKESNNLYNLNSYKHSGLANRKTVSIQPGDKDLSVVLATTKTKKPNKPALLLQKSVMRKEFPRMAKAVVNQVADNYYRPDLKKAALARLSAVNRSLKVAKSGVKKRNRQAVKISCRK